In the Quercus lobata isolate SW786 chromosome 5, ValleyOak3.0 Primary Assembly, whole genome shotgun sequence genome, one interval contains:
- the LOC115989652 gene encoding protein ACCELERATED CELL DEATH 6-like isoform X2, giving the protein MALEIPMEDYASQIGRGNYERLEILKAKQFPKLQSTNTMLQGTEDSDTNILMDDTLYEAVAKDDVNNFIATLEKVSMDKELRLDAILDQMSISGNSLLHKAASFGSVNIAELVIDHFPFLLNRKKNLGDTALHVATKAKKLRVVEVLIEKSSKLCPANDNDTLSQMKNDIGNTALHEAVKALFPDAVSCLFSANPKVSYYLNENGESPLRLAIETGDKEILERLFEAPSVYDELVGGPQEESPVYAAILMERKDILEEICKKNPILFHIRDKKRKTPLYFAASKGYTEGVEFLLSKFGLQALESSTNGDFPIHIACKKGHIEVVKKLLEQKWPNPIELLNKEGQNILHVAAKSGENTVVKTILECSKLEELLNAGDKNGNTALHLASMNLHALVLCSLTWDNRVDLKRKNKKGLTAIDIAIGIRTYSWIRKISYILKYSNLHAANNSLGLSVSWHTLE; this is encoded by the exons ATGGCTCTAGAGATACCCATGGAAGACTATGCTTCCCAGATAGGGAGAGGAAACTACGAGAGGTTAGAGATCTTAAAGGCAAAACAATTCCCAAAGCTCCAATCCACAAATACCATGTTGCAGGGGACGGAGGACTCTGACACAAATATATTGATGGATGATACTTTATATGAAGCAGTAGCAAAAGATGATGTTAATAATTTCATTGCTACATTGGAAAAAGTTTCAATGGATAAAGAACTCCGTTTGGATGCCATTTTAGATCAAATGTCGATATCAGGGAATTCATTGCTTCACAAGGCAGCAAGTTTTGGAAGTGTAAATATAGCTGAACTCGTCATTGATCACTTCCCCTTCCTTCTTAACAGGAAAAAGAATTTAGGCGATACTGCACTTCATGTTGCTACCAAGGCTAAAAAGTTGAGGGTAGTCGAAGTCCTCATAGAAAAGTCTAGTAAACTATGTCCTGCTAATGATAATGATACTTTATCACAAATGAAAAATGACATTGGAAATACTGCCCTGCATGAGGCTGTCAAAGCTCTTTTTCCTGATGCCGTCAGTTGTTTGTTTTCGGCAAATCCAAAAGTGTCATACTATTTGAATGAAAATGGTGAATCTCCATTGCGTCTCGCTATTGAAACTGGTGACAAAGAAATTCTTGAACGTCTGTTCGAAGCTCCCAGTGTATATGATGAGTTAGTTGGAGGGCCTCAAGAAGAGTCACCTGTTTATGCTGCCATCTTAATGGAAAGAAAAG atattttagaagaAATATGCAAGAAGAATCCAATACTATTCCACATACGAGACAAAAAGAGGAAGACGCCACTGTATTTTGCAGCATCCAAAGGTTACACTGAAGGTGTTGAGTTCCTGTTGAGCAAATTTGGACTACAAGCCCTCGAAAGCAGTACAAATGGTGACTTTCCTATTCACATTGCATGCAAAAAAGGCCACATAGAGGTAGTCAAGAAGTTGCTTGAACAAAAGTGGCCTAATCCAATAGAATTACTCAACAAAGAGGGACAAAATATTCTTCATGTTGCAGCTAAGAGTggagaaaacactgtagtaaaaacCATATTGGAATGCTCAAAGCTTGAGGAGCTTTTAAACGCAGGGGACAAGAACGGAAATACAGCTTTGCATTTGGCGTCAATGAACCTTCATGCCTTAGTCCTATGTTCTCTCACGTGGGATAATCGAGTTGATTTAAAGCGCAAAAACAAGAAAGGCTTGACTGCTATTGATATTGCTATTGGGATTCGGACATATTCGTGGATTAGAAAG